The genomic region CGGACTGCCACGTTTGACGCCCTCCTGCACGTGACCTTTGACCTCAGGCGCAACAGGCTCTGGGTTCACAGCCGGCTCTGGGGACGGGGCGTCTGTTTCCGTCGCTGTCACGGAGACCGTTGTCGTGGTTGCCGTGGGGCTGGGGGTGGGGCTGGTGGGCGTGGCTTTCGTCGAGGTGCGATGCTTGATGAGGCTGAAGAAGCCGCTCAGACGAGACTCTCTGCTCTTCTCTGCGTCCGCAGCGGACGCTCTGCAAACAGAACGAGCGTCAGGCCGAGTCCAGCGTAAACACTCCGCCTCACATGTCTCACATCTTACTTGGCTGTGATGTTGGTGACCTTTTTGGAGTAGAACTCCGGCACGCCTTCATCCACCTGATCCACTTCCAGCGCAGGGTCTGTGCTGATTGGCTGACACTGAGAAAACAGAGGCGTTTAATAAGGATGATTCACACTGAACATGAACCTTCACATCCAAACTGAAACATTTCATTCCCGTCAACTGTGCGTGTTCTGGCGTCTTACGGCGGCTCTGCTGGGTTTGGCCTTCTTGGTCCGCCGCGGCCTGTATTTGGTGATGTGCTGTAGAGTGGGCGTGTCTCTGGTGGGCAGGTCGCTGAAGCTCACAGGCTCAGGCTGCGGTAGCTCCGCCTCCACAGGGGACGGGGTCAGGGGCGGCGGCAGAGGCAGATCGTCCACACACAGGGTCACGTCCTCTAACACCTTACTGAGATCAAAGTCCAGCTCTGACACACACACCAGAAACACTCGATTAACCAGCAGTAATTAAGAAACACTAACGAGAGCGATGGAATCTGAGTGAGGAGTACCGAAGGCGGCGGACATGGGTCTGAACATCCTGCTGTGAATGCTCTTCCTCTTGGCTCTATGTGTCCGCTAGAGACACGGGTCAGAGTTCATCTGATGTTAACACTCAGATCTCATTTATACTCATGCATATGCAAATATACAGCATGAACATGATGTGTGTGTCTTACCTGCGGTTCTGGTTCTGGTTCTGCTGGTATCAGGTTGTTTGTCTGCATTTCTGTCTCGTCTAGAACTTGTGTCTCCTGAGAGTCCTGATGTTGCAGCGGCTGCTGACCTCTCCTGCTCAGATGAGCtgcctgacacacacacacacacacacacacacacgtgtgaatgaagtgcacacacacacatacacacacacacacatgaacactGTGATGATGTGTAGTTTTGTGTCTAAATCTCACCAGTGTGTGttgagagcgagagagagactGTAAGATCTCATCAGTGATGTATTCAGAGAGACACGACGCCATACTGAGCTTCACctcactgaacacacacacacacacacacacacacacacacacacacacacacacacacacacacacacacacacacacacacacacacacacacgttaacCTTTTAAAACATCAAGCAACATTAAGCTAATAAAGATGCTGAGGATTAGAAAACTTACTTTAATTATTAAAGTTCAGGGTTTCAATTAGAAGCTAATAATTAAATTCAATCataaaatttcatattttaaaataaaaatcaaaataaaacgaaatgaattatgaataatCTATAAATTATCAAAATgctaaattaaaatatgtaattccACAATAAAAAAACCTATCAAAATAGAACACttaataaacatgaattaaataagaatcaaaacaatcaaaatataagacttacaaaaattaattaaatcataaaaatgcaaaaaatacatccatcatttattttaaaatgaaaacataaaaaaaatactcactaaaaattaaaccataaaaataaagacaatcaaaatgaaaaaattactaaaattactaaattatcaaataaaaatgcaaaattaaatgattttaaaataaaaactaactaaaaactaaattaatattttatttgtttagctgCCTGTCATGTGACCTCTACATGAATTAAATCAGaaccaaaataaaacacttaaaaaaaccAATTAAgtcataaaaaacaataataagtacatcattttaaaataataacctcactaaaaattaaatcacaaaaatgaaaacaatccaaatgaaacacttactaaaaattaaataacaaatttgctaaatgaaaacacattttttacataaaaataaaaacacttacaaaaaaaaaaaatattaaataaatattaaataaattttagattttaaaataaaaacttaaattaGAACACTtactaaaaacaataaaatatttaattaatttagctGCGTGTCATGTGACCCTTAACCAGCATCAGGGAAACGTGAGCATATGAAtgtgttttaatttaaatgactTTTATAATTGAATATCATCTCAGCAGGTCAAAGCGTCAGTGTAAACGCTCAAACGTGAGCTCACCTGATCTTATTGATGATGTCGATGGCCGACTGCTCCAGCAGGGTGGAGGTGATGAAGGCTTTGGACACACTCGTCCTCCCCTCGCCGGCGTGGAGCAGATCCTCACGCAAACACGCCTGCTGCATGACGTGAGGACACACACTCTGCGCCGTATCCAACATCGACACCAGCAGaccctgaacacacacacacacactcagagagTTTCTCAGCCGTCTGTGATgatgttcagtgtgtgtgtgtgtgtgtgtgtacctgcaGCTGCTGGTCTATGAGCACACTGAGCTCTCCTGCCACCGAACACAGTTTCTCCTGCACCTGCTGCACACACACCCCTGCTGACCCGTCACTGACGCCCGAGCGCTGGTCATACAGACTGCGCAGCAGCTACAGACACAGACACAACGAGCTGCTTACAGAGATACTCatcttcagtgtgtgtgtgtgtgtgtgtgtgtgtgtgtgtgtctcactgTTGTGGAGCTCTTGGCGTCTCTCATCAGGCTCTCGGCCGCCTTCATGTCCTGCTGAACTCGCTCACTCTTACTGAAGCACAGAGAGTTCAGCTGATCCTGGACCTGCACACACACCTGCGACAtcatctacacacacacacacagatggatGAGATTGCGCTCGTGAACACACACCACTGACAGACGGATCAGTCAATCAAATAATAAACACTGTGTTTCCAGGTAAAGTGTGTGTTGAGCAGATCACCTGTTGTGTTGTGCTGGTGCTGAAGCCCTGCTGCAGCCGGAACGCCTGATCCTGCAGATATCGCCTGCTCTCATGGTTACGCAGCAGATACTGCTccatctacacacacacacacacacacacacacagaacatcGTGGTTCATCATGACAGAATAGAAAGAGCATCTTCTGTTGTGGgccgtgtttgtgtgtgtgcgtctatgttaaagggttagttcaccaaaaaatgaaaataatgtcattaattactctccctcatgtcgtttcacacccgtaagaccttcgttcatcttcagaacacaaattaagatatttttgatgaaatcctgcatagccagcaatgacatttcctctctcaagatccattaatgtactaaaaacatatttaaatcagttcatgtgagtacagtggttcaatattaatattataaagccacgagaatatttttgcgccaaaaaaactaaataatttagtgatggctgatttcaaaacactgcttcaggaagcttcggagcgttatgaatcttttgtgtcgaatcatgattcggatcacgtgtcaaactgctgaaatcacgtgactttggcgatccgaaccgctgattcgacacactgattcataacgctccgaagcttcctgaagcagtgttttgaaatcggccatcactaaataagtcgttattttgtttttttggcgcaccaaaaatattctcgtggctttataatattaatattgaaccactgtactcacatgaactgatttaaatatgtttttagtacattaatggatcttgagagaggaaatgtcattgctggctatgcaggatttcatcaaaaatatcttaatttgtgttctgaagatgaatgaaggtgtgaaacgacatgagggagagtaattaatgacagaaatctcattcttgggtgaactaaccctttaatgttcctggtttagagtgtgtttgtgttcctGACCTTCAGAAGAGCTTCTTCAGTTTTCTCCGGGCTGTTCTTCAGAGCTTGAGCCGCGTCTGTGATGGGAACCGGCATGAACCTGATGGTGTAATTCCTGCAGACAATACTGAACATCAGTGTCCGTTTATTCATTCGTTTCATTATTAATGTTTCTAATACGGCTGTGCTTTCTGCTTCCAGTAAGAGCTTAGAACTGTAATGAACCATGATTCACTCAGGATTAAtggtttctcacacacacacacacacacacacacacacacttctccaGAGCAGCAGCCATGTCCTGGAGCCCCTGAGCGCTGACACTGTTACGGTCCCAGATCAAcgtcctgaaacacacacagagctGTTATTGAACACACACATCTTCAGCGATAActgactgaccaatcagagtcgAGCATTTCAGAGAGAGGTGTGTTAAATGTGAAGTCTCAGACCTGAGTTTGGTGTTGATCTGCAGAGCTTTGGCCAGCATCTTCGCCCCAAAGTCGCCCATGTTGTTCCCGCTGATGTCCAGATGGGTCAGACTGCTGTTCCCGCCCAGAGCGTTCAGAACCACCGAGAGATCGGCCTTCAGACGCGAGTCGGCCAGAGACAGAGACGCCAGcggctacacacacacacacacacacacacacaccggtcGAATGATGCCAAACTTATGATGATTACTGAAATATGTGATTAAGTTTCGAGGAAGGATCTACAGACTCACAGAATCCTCCTCCTGAATCATGTGGACCACAGAGACCAGAACCTGCCCGAGgttcctgaaacacacacattcagaaaTAACTGCGTCTGCCAGCTGAACCGTGAGCGTCACATGATCTCCAAACTGAGTCTCACTTGGATTTGATGTTGCTGAAGTTCCTGCCGATGGACAAGTGTTTGATGGAGCGGTTCTTCCCGAGCCACACGAGGAGCGTGGACAGATCCGAGTCCAGCCctggacacaaacacacaccagaGTACTGAATCAACACCTAcatccgtgtgtgtgtgtgtgtgtgtgtgtgtgtgcgtgtgttatTAACCGTTGTCAGACACGTCCAGGCTGGTGATGTTTGGGATCTCAGCGATGCAGCCCTCCAGAATCTGAGCACCTGCTGACCGCAACTAAACACAAGAACAACAACAGGTGAggaacacacaacacacaccgGCCTGTGTGTGTCAGAACAAACTCAGACAAACTGCAGAAATCCAATTTAATTGGAGTTTTTCCTCAAATGGTGTGGACCTAGAGAAGAGTGTGGGACGGTACCTCACAGCCGCTGATGTCCAGAGCGATGTCTCTCAGGTTTGAGTTACAGGCCAGACCAAGCAGCAGAGCTCTGAACACATCGGACATCAGCAAAACATCAGCAGAACATCAGAAGAATATGAGTAGAAGATCAGAAGAACATCAGAAGAATATGAGTAGAAGATCAGAAGAACATCAGTAGAAGATCAGAAGAACATCAGAAGAATATGAGTAGAAGATCAGAAGAACATCAGAAGAATATCAGAAGAACATCAGAAGAACATCAGAAGAATATCAAAAGAACATCATCAGAACATGAGAAGAACATCAGCAGAACATGATCATGAGTCTGGGTGGACGGACAGACTGAGACTCACTTGAGTCCTTCAGCAGGTAGTTTGGTTCCAGACAGGCAGATGTTCTTGAGGGACGAAGCACTGCTGAAGAACTGCTTGAAGGAGGATGGCAGCTCCTTCCCTCTCCTGCAGCACAAAACATCAGACTGAAACACCTGAATCCTGcacccgtgtgtgtgtgtgtgtgtgtgtgttgtactTGTAACTGAAGACACTTCTGGACATGTTGAGGACGGTCAGGTGTTTGAGAGAGCCACGCAGCAGTGAAGAACACACCTGGAGAACATGTGACGGGATTCACAGAGCCACAGAAATGATCATCCTCAAATTCATAAGGAAGATATATACTTTTATGCATAAAGACCAAATTAacactgttaaaaattaatATGCAGTATTACTGGGAAAATATTTCGTTTCTCTTGCGTTCCATCATTCTTTCTACTCCtcacagttatttatttatttatttatttaaatcaaatagTATTTCTTTTTCCATCAGTTTATTTGAATCaattgctgtttttttatttacatcacattttatttattatcaacAATCATCACATTTATTACTTTAATTATGTAAAtcaatttttattcatttattttttgttattttaactaAATTGAGTTGTTAGTTAGtttaatctttttatttatttatttttccccgGACCCAGTCTGAGAGTCATGTGATCGTGTGATCATGTGATCGTGTGGTTATGTGTGTCTGACCAGGTCGAGGGAAGCTTCGCTGTTCGACAGGTCGAGTGTGTGCAGATGGTTGGGCTGAGACAGGAAACTCCACAGGTGCTACAAACACACAACAACACACACTAATTCACATGacacatgaaaataatgtgtgtgtgtgtgtgtgtgtgtgtgtgtgtgtgtgtgtgtgtgtgtgtgtgtgtgtgtgtgtacatacagGCATGTCCTCTCCTTTGAGTGTGTTTCCAGACAGATTCAGGTGTGTGAGTGACGTGGAGCAGAAACACTGAGCCAGaacattcacacctgagaacacacacacacacacacacacacacacacacacacacacacacacacacacacacacacacacacacacacacaatgaacacagcatgatgACTGCAGGTGCTTCTCAAACGCAAGGTTTtctattaatattatgaaaaaaaactataaaaaaataaaatcaggaaaaatacttttaatattataaatcttTATATTAACCGTCTTTCTATTAATGCAGTGGCTGATAATCATAGGAAGTTTAGctataaatgaaatgaaaatatacaattatgtttttttttaaatagaatattGCAGTATGATTTATCGGTGCACATTGAGTTAAATTCATGTTctggtaatcttgaatcagaatatcttcctcttgcagcatctcttctctgatgatgagggcggggcaacctgtcactcacatgagatccaccaatagcaaaccacaaccatccaatcaattccccacagacacaatcaagccccgccctacatttgttcttgtttgcaaagcgtttcactcggatatacgacATAATAGTGAAGAAAAGATGAGCTCAACTTCTGATTCTTCTGTTTAAAGTCTCATTTCAGAATGAACTGGAGCTCAGTAACAACTCGATTTTTCCCGTCAAATCTTTTTTGTGAACTGGGATGTGTGCGAAGGATTGTGAGGGATAGGAGGACGTGAAGGACACACTTCAAATGtgctgaatgtgtgtgtgtgtacctttaGCTGACAGTGAGTTCTTGGACAGGTCCAGCTGTTTCAGTCCAGGTGTGAGTTTGGACAGTGCAGCGCTCAGAAACATgacacctgtcaatcaaacacagctgtcaATCCATATGATTCATGTTTGTTGTGCTGCAGTCAGTGTTCAGATTTTGCTCCAGCTTGTGTTTTTCACTGTGGCTAAACATTCCATTCgatcattcttcaaacattacgggaacgttacttttgaatgttttgagaacattattaaagagcagataactttgaacaaaggttctattaatgttactgcaagaacgtttgttcatgaCTTTGAGAGAACCTGACAGGAACATTAACAGGGAACAGGAAGCCAGATTGTTAACCTAACAGGGAACTGTtccatattttaaattgtaatcacAATTAGATTTATTtcctagtgtgtgtgtgtgtgtgtgtgtgtgttgtacctTTGTCTTCAATACAGTTGTTGGTCAGACTGATTGTGTTTAACGCAGAGTTTGGATTCTGACTCAAAGCAGCAGCAAATCTCTGAGCGAAATcactgaaacacacaaacacggTAAAATGTAGAGTAAAACAGACTAAAACATGTATGTGAATATactgtacgtgtgtgtgtgtgtgtgtgagaaccTCTTGAGTCCGGTGTTGTCCAGAGTCAGTTCCTCTAGTCTGGTAGATCGAGACACAACTCTGAATATCTGATCACACAGATCTGcagtctacacacacacacacacacatcatgaTTAGTGTACGATCACATCATCCTCCAGCAGCACTTCAGAGTctgacagacacacagtcaccaGTTTAAAGTCCTTTATGGAGAGTTTGATGAACCACTGGTTGAACTCCAGCGCAGCAGTGATGGCCAGCAGATCCCtgaacacaacaacaacaacacaaatcaTGCTCAACATGATGCATGGTATACTGTGGTATTCTCTGAAGCACCATGTATATAAAAGAGTGCTTGTAGTGCACGTCATCCTCTTCTTTTTCTTCAGAAACCGTTTGGGTTGCTGCTGGTGAACCTGAGTCCAATATGTCTTATTCGTGTGCTTGGACACATTTCCCCTCCGTGTATTGAGTATTTGTTCCCCAGACGCAGTGTGAGATCCCAttcgaaagggaatgtctcgCTTACaaatgtaaccctggttccctgtgAAAGGGAATGAGACAATGCATCTCGTAGCCATGCTTCAGACTTGCCTGCTTACATCTCATACAGACAAAGAAGAGGATGACGTGTACTACAGGTGCCTTTTATACTTGCGGTCGCACCGGTAGTGACGCCACGGACTGTAGTTTAAACGCATGCTTCAGACACCGGTCACGCTGGAGGCGTTCCCCATAGCGTCTTGTTCagacgcagtgtctcgttccccttctcagggaaccagggttacatttGCAACAGAGACATTTtaattctttgtttttcttcatttattttttttctgaactcTGATTTAATTGTTAACTTACATGTTAtcaatcaaaaagcatgtctaattaattgaaatcatgaaacttgtttacaatttattaatagtttaacaaaaattctttttttatttaataattgtattattattattattattatagacatTAGTCCATATCACTACTAGTGTACAGCTCTACTTTTGACAAAATGTGACATTCTGTGCTATATATTTATGCCTGGATTCCAGCAGGTGTGTTACAGGTGTGTGTTACCTGTTGTCCAGGTGTATGAAGTCCTGCAGGCAGAGCTCCCGTGTGTCCTGAGACAGATAGATGGTGTCCACGTCCTTCAGAAACAAACACAGAGCTGTGAGACAGACACTGAGACACGGACGAGACGTGATGAGACGGACTGACTAGAGCTGTACTGACCCACTGCACCTCGTCCCTGTAGGGAACGCCCATCTGATCGCACACACACCAGTAGAGACGCGAGAAACCGCCTgcaacaccacacacacacacacacagagagaaggGTTAATACAGACgagagcagtgtgtgtgtgtgtgtgtgtgtgtgtgattctgTACCGCAGGGTCCTGCTTCTGCTGGACTGTGATTTTCCCAGAGTGTCTGTAAATGAGTGATTCTCTCCACCGGCTTTAACACAAGCTTCTTTATCACCCtcctgaaacacacaaacaaacacatgaaATGAAGACACACACACGTGTGTATGGAgttatggtgtgtgtgtgtgacagtcttACAGCGGGTCGAGTCCTGGACAAATCTCCTGAATGTTTGTTCCTATTAGTGCAATAACATCATCCGTGTCCTGATCAGATGCCAGTCTCAGAGACAGCTGCCCTCTGTCATAGTCCACCAgcagctacacacacacacacacacacacacacacacacacacacacacacacacacacacacacacagctgttaCAGCACAATATGACCTGCAGGGGGTGATGCACATCCATTTCAGCATTATACGACTGTTAAATCCAGTTAAAGATTTAACTTAGAAAGGCACTTTTCTAGTACTCTCATGGTACTGAACTGTACATGTTATAATGACATTATCGTTTATTTGATAACgtgagaaaacaattatttttagtatttaaaaaaaagtttaatccCTGTGTGTTTAAGCATATGTGGCAATAAAGCTCATTTGTGATTGTTGATGTTCACCTGCTTCTGTTTAACACTGTTGATGCTCTGAATGTCAAAAACACTGAAGGATTGATCAACCtgaggacataaaacacaaGATCAAACTACAGACACGCATCCTGAACAACCAGCccaaataaaaacacacacacactcactttaGCAGGCACTCGTGTGCTCAGCAGAAACACTCGATGAGGAGCGAGAGCCTGTGGAGAAACCACAGAAGAAGAAACAGTCATCACATGACCTTATTAGATTGCATGTTCAGTTCAGCAAGTATCGTCCATTTATGATCTCTTTTGTCAGTCTGATTAAATATTGTTTACAGCGTTACAGGACATGTTGCATGGTATACTGTGGTATTCACTGAAGCACCATGTATGTACAATGAATATGGTAAAAGTAAGTACGGacgttttattttttacaaattctATATTTTCTGTTCCGTTTTGAATGGAAACTCACACTACATCTGAACAAGACTCTATGGGGAGCGCCTCCAGCATGAccggtgtctgaagcatgtgtgTAAATTCAACAATATCATTGGTTAAATGGTTCAGCTCTTGTGtattctatcgccctacaatcaatcaatcaatcaataaatcaatcaatcaatcaatcaataatgagtcggcattctgacgtagaacctggaagcgctggacgtaaacaatgtgtgagaatgacacagaagatattgttgaataaagttgttatttttgttttgtttttgcgcacagaaagtattctcgtctcttcagaaacattaaggttgatccgctgcagtcacatgactgttttaacgatgtctttagtacctttctggaccttgaaagtgttgattatattgctgtcaatggacgagtctctcggatttcatcaaaaatatcttaatttgtgttgtgaagatgaatgaaggtcttacgggtgtggaacgacatgaggaagAGTAGCAGGATAATCACATTCATCTGCCGAAGCACAACCgaaacaatgttcttctgcaaaatgcatgcagttttgttttctaACCactagttacatcgtgtacctTTAAGGTCAAAGAACTCTGGACTTTTGATAATACCTAGGATATCGTGAATAAAGGTGTCACCATTTCAATTCGATTCAGATCAAAATGTAAACAGCATTATCACAGTGATGTGATGAGGGTCATAGAGGCGAGAAGTCATGTTAGGTTATCATTTAGAGAGCAGAAGTGAGAATAATGACTGAAGACCTGCTGTTGAACTCCATCAGATGATATGAAACACACAAACCCAACAAACAAACATCTTTCCGTTTGACTGAAACGCTCATGAGCTTATTATCACAGACAAACATTGTGAATCATGGCGCTGAGGTAGTTGCAAAATCTTGTGGAGGTTGCTGGAatgtaaagtgtgtgtgtgtaggtgtgtgtgtgtgtttcatgcCCAGAGGATCAGAACTCTGTCAAGTCAGGACAGGAAAATAAGGGTAAGAATGTGTAAGTACCACAGCAGAGTTTGAAGAGCTTCTTGAAGagtttctgccacagaatatAAAGTTAGTTGCGAatatttctctctcttctcaCAAATGTGAGTTATAAACAGACTCGATTTTCAAcgataaacctttaaagacaggcCTACTGTGAGATTCGAGGTTATTAATCGATGGTATTTGCCTTGTTGAAGCCGTCAGTCTGCGTTATTTCAACTTattcttaaaataaatgtttaacagcaaaattcctggtgaaaaatacattaatcAAAACATAAACAAACGCACTCCATTCGAGGTGCAGGTCAAGAAAGATAAATCTAAATGTATATGATGGATTTGACTGCACACTCACTTGCAGGAAGGTTTATTGACCAACATTTCAGTACAAAGACTTTGTCAAGGTATAATTTCGTTTGGAGAGAGGATAAATAGATATGCACCTGTTAATAATTGTCTATTTATGCTCTCTACTCCATACGAAATTATACCTTGACAAAGTCTTTGAAACGCTGGTCAATAAACCTTCCTGCAAGTGAGTGTGCAGTCAAATACTTCATATACATTtagaaaaactacattacccatgaaaAATCCATCAATCAGAGATGCAAATGACGTAATCGAgtcaaatatttgaatatatatgcatattttgcaataaacctaaaatatattgtttttatatatatatataaaatcaaaatttttgAATTTGAGATTTATATGTGTCTATTTTTAATTCAGTTATGCTGTtcgcagtgcttcatgggattgtagttcttttccTCATTAGTCTTTAAGTTCACAGTTTTCTaccttttgtatttttgtcagattttcaAATCACAGTTTGTAATGTTGTGTGTTAATAATAGGAGTTTCAGCATCAGGACAGAAATCACATTTTACTCACCAGGATTCTGCTCTCCAGCTTGTCACCTTTGACCTCCAGGTTGACCTTCTGAACCAAACACAGCTTGACCTGCTGTCCGACGGCATCCTGAACActctctacacacacacacacacacacacacacacacacagagtgggTTTTGAGAGGTTAAGTGTGAGCTTCTCAGAATTtctctaaaatattaatatagcGTGTCGCGTCACAGAACAATCACCAGAGAACATCAGTGAGACTCAATGGAGAGCGAATGGAGACAGTGTTGCTTCTCCAGTGTCTCACGTTCATCTCTCCTGGAACTCCAACATTTCTCATCAGATGGTTCATTTTAT from Chanodichthys erythropterus isolate Z2021 chromosome 15, ASM2448905v1, whole genome shotgun sequence harbors:
- the LOC137037887 gene encoding F-actin-uncapping protein LRRC16A isoform X2, which translates into the protein MRLNYSPWRHYRDLLAITAALEFNQWFIKLSIKDFKLTADLCDQIFRVVSRSTRLEELTLDNTGLKSDFAQRFAAALSQNPNSALNTISLTNNCIEDKGVMFLSAALSKLTPGLKQLDLSKNSLSAKGVNVLAQCFCSTSLTHLNLSGNTLKGEDMPHLWSFLSQPNHLHTLDLSNSEASLDLVCSSLLRGSLKHLTVLNMSRSVFSYKRGKELPSSFKQFFSSASSLKNICLSGTKLPAEGLKALLLGLACNSNLRDIALDISGCELRSAGAQILEGCIAEIPNITSLDVSDNGLDSDLSTLLVWLGKNRSIKHLSIGRNFSNIKSKNLGQVLVSVVHMIQEEDSPLASLSLADSRLKADLSVVLNALGGNSSLTHLDISGNNMGDFGAKMLAKALQINTKLRTLIWDRNSVSAQGLQDMAAALEKNYTIRFMPVPITDAAQALKNSPEKTEEALLKMEQYLLRNHESRRYLQDQAFRLQQGFSTSTTQQMMSQVCVQVQDQLNSLCFSKSERVQQDMKAAESLMRDAKSSTTLLRSLYDQRSGVSDGSAGVCVQQVQEKLCSVAGELSVLIDQQLQGLLVSMLDTAQSVCPHVMQQACLREDLLHAGEGRTSVSKAFITSTLLEQSAIDIINKISEVKLSMASCLSEYITDEILQSLSRSQHTLAAHLSRRGQQPLQHQDSQETQVLDETEMQTNNLIPAEPEPEPQRTHRAKRKSIHSRMFRPMSAAFELDFDLSKVLEDVTLCVDDLPLPPPLTPSPVEAELPQPEPVSFSDLPTRDTPTLQHITKYRPRRTKKAKPSRAACQPISTDPALEVDQVDEGVPEFYSKKVTNITAKASAADAEKSRESRLSGFFSLIKHRTSTKATPTSPTPSPTATTTTVSVTATETDAPSPEPAVNPEPVAPEVKGHVQEGVKRGSPLTGRHMGMQVLGNDLLAEMRAKQEKRKKAGVSPSAASKAEAPDEGGDHGHVTPAVQREAQDEPAARKLKHTPEHTPAHTHTAEHTPSSERRSSRPSVSFSSPDCIGDSPPQVMLSVTEEAEPGPVTHSAEGGASPDPPPESPADVSVFDTHTAHTLTVSRSISCGHPRTGPEEGDTERQRTKSLPTDAPANHSS
- the LOC137037887 gene encoding F-actin-uncapping protein LRRC16A isoform X1 — encoded protein: MSGEESGVPQDLLESVQDAVGQQVKLCLVQKVNLEVKGDKLESRILALAPHRVFLLSTRVPAKVDQSFSVFDIQSINSVKQKQLLVDYDRGQLSLRLASDQDTDDVIALIGTNIQEICPGLDPLRVIKKLVLKPVERITHLQTLWENHSPAEAGPCGGFSRLYWCVCDQMGVPYRDEVQWDVDTIYLSQDTRELCLQDFIHLDNRDLLAITAALEFNQWFIKLSIKDFKLTADLCDQIFRVVSRSTRLEELTLDNTGLKSDFAQRFAAALSQNPNSALNTISLTNNCIEDKGVMFLSAALSKLTPGLKQLDLSKNSLSAKGVNVLAQCFCSTSLTHLNLSGNTLKGEDMPHLWSFLSQPNHLHTLDLSNSEASLDLVCSSLLRGSLKHLTVLNMSRSVFSYKRGKELPSSFKQFFSSASSLKNICLSGTKLPAEGLKALLLGLACNSNLRDIALDISGCELRSAGAQILEGCIAEIPNITSLDVSDNGLDSDLSTLLVWLGKNRSIKHLSIGRNFSNIKSKNLGQVLVSVVHMIQEEDSPLASLSLADSRLKADLSVVLNALGGNSSLTHLDISGNNMGDFGAKMLAKALQINTKLRTLIWDRNSVSAQGLQDMAAALEKNYTIRFMPVPITDAAQALKNSPEKTEEALLKMEQYLLRNHESRRYLQDQAFRLQQGFSTSTTQQMMSQVCVQVQDQLNSLCFSKSERVQQDMKAAESLMRDAKSSTTLLRSLYDQRSGVSDGSAGVCVQQVQEKLCSVAGELSVLIDQQLQGLLVSMLDTAQSVCPHVMQQACLREDLLHAGEGRTSVSKAFITSTLLEQSAIDIINKISEVKLSMASCLSEYITDEILQSLSRSQHTLAAHLSRRGQQPLQHQDSQETQVLDETEMQTNNLIPAEPEPEPQRTHRAKRKSIHSRMFRPMSAAFELDFDLSKVLEDVTLCVDDLPLPPPLTPSPVEAELPQPEPVSFSDLPTRDTPTLQHITKYRPRRTKKAKPSRAACQPISTDPALEVDQVDEGVPEFYSKKVTNITAKASAADAEKSRESRLSGFFSLIKHRTSTKATPTSPTPSPTATTTTVSVTATETDAPSPEPAVNPEPVAPEVKGHVQEGVKRGSPLTGRHMGMQVLGNDLLAEMRAKQEKRKKAGVSPSAASKAEAPDEGGDHGHVTPAVQREAQDEPAARKLKHTPEHTPAHTHTAEHTPSSERRSSRPSVSFSSPDCIGDSPPQVMLSVTEEAEPGPVTHSAEGGASPDPPPESPADVSVFDTHTAHTLTVSRSISCGHPRTGPEEGDTERQRTKSLPTDAPANHSS